The following is a genomic window from Azospirillaceae bacterium.
GATACTGTTACGCCAGCGGAATGCTCAAACTACTTCAAAAGTTGCGGGTATGGACCAACCTAAAATCATAATGCTCTAATAAGTTCAAAGGCCGCGCAATCAGTGCCAATCGACGGTGGGGTAGTGCCATACCGTGAAGGGGCCGACCTGCAGCTTGTGGTTCTGCAGGGTGATGGGCAGGTGCACGGCCGGCGGGCCGCCGTTGGCGTTGGGCTTGGACAGCATGGCCATGCCGGCGCGGACCATCGCCGCCTGGTTGCTGTTTTCCATCAGGCTTTCCAGGCCGGATGCCTCGACCGCGCCCGACCCCTGGGGTTGCAGGCTGGTGTCCAGCGCCAGGGTGGCGTTGGCCGCCAGGCTGAGGTCGCCCCAATCCAGCTTCAGGCTGTCCAGTTCCACGGTGCCGCCCTCCTTGGACCAGGGGCTTACCGCCTCGGCCGTGGGGGTGGTCGGCAGGGGGCCCTGCACCCGTGCCGAGACGACCAGGCGCCGGATGGTGGTGCCCAGGTTGCGCACCGGCGGCACGGTCAGGCCGGACACGTCCAGGTGCAGGGTCAGGCCGGTGCCGGTGTGGTCGGCGGGCGGCACGGCTGGCCGGATCAGTTCCAGGGAGAAGCTGTCCACCGGATAGCTGCCGGCTGGAATCACGCTGGCCGGGGTGGGCGCTGGCGCCGGGGGCGGCGCGTTGGGATCGGTCGCCGCCTCTGTGGTAGGTGCGGGTGTGGGCGTCGGCGTCACCACCACCGTGGCATGGTCCAGGTCCACCTTCACCGACCGTGGCACGCCCGTCGCCAGATCCAAGGCCACCCGGCCGCCGGCGACGACGGCACCGACATCCAGCGCCGGGCGGGCGCCTTCGGCCGGCAGGGCGGCGTGGCCGCCCTTGGCCAGGGTCAGCGCGATATCGTCCAGACGCCAGATGGGGGCGGAGGCCTTGACCGTCTCGGCCGACCAGCTGAGACCGCCCGGCTTTTCCACCGTCACCTGGTCGGCGGTGATGGTGATGCCCAGGGGAAAGCCGCCCAGTGACGGCGGCTGATAGCTGACGGTGGCGCCGGCACCCCGCGCGGCCGCGGCATTCTTCTCCAGCAGGACCAGCAGCCGGCCGGCCATCTGGTGCCACCAGACGGCGTATCCCGTGACCAGGACCAGAACCAGGAAAAGCACGACGGTGACGGGGCGGATGCGCATAGAGGGGTCCTGGAAGGGGGCCGGCGACAGGCGGTTTCGGGTTTTGATCAGGCCATGGCCGCAACGGCTTGGCAAGGTCGGCTCCCGGGGGCGGACTTCAGTCTTAGACCGGGATTGGGACATATACGGGGCAAGCAGGCGTTCCTGGCATCATTGCGGCCGTGCGTGCGTCAGGGCCGGACGCCATCTGGCGATTGACGGCGGGCGCGCGGGGCGCCAGGGTCGATGTCCCGCCGTCCACTGTCCGCGTGTCGCCTTGCCTACCCCCGTTTCCCGCATCGCCGATCCCTACCGCGCCATCGGCGTCGCCGACGATACCGACGTCTGGGTGTTCGGTTACGGCTCCCTGATGTGGAACCCGGGTTTCGCGCATGTGGAAAGCCGCCAGGCCACCGTGCGTGGCTGGCACCGGGGCTTCAGCGTCTATTCCGTCCGCCATCGTGGCACCCGCGCCTGCCCGGGCGCCGTGCTGGGCCTGGATCGCGGTGGCGCCTGCCGGGGCCTGGCCTACCGCGTGGCGGCCGACGCCGCACCGGCCGTGCTGGATTATCTGTGGGAGCGGGAGATGCAGAACGCGGTCTATGAGCCGCGCCTTCTGGCGGCCACGCTGGATGACGGCCGCCGCGTCGCCACCGTGGCCTTCACCGTGGTGCGCGGGCATGAGCAATACTGCGGCCGCCTGCCCCCCGACGACCTGGCCGGCCTGATCCGCCAGGGCGTGGGCGAGAGCGGGCCCAACATCGACTATCTGGTCAACACCGTCCGGCACCTGCAGGAACTGGGCATCCGCGACCGCAAGCTGGAAGGGCTGGTGGAGCGGGTCAGGTCGGCGTCGTGACACCCCCGTCGCCGTCGCCCTTGCCGGCGAGCAACCGGCCCAGTTCGACTGCGGCGTTGTCGGTGGTCCGGGCGTCCTGGCGCACGCGCAGGCCCAGGTAGACGGACCGGACGGCGCCGCTCACCAACTTGAGCGGCCGCAGGGTGCCGTCCTCCACCTCCCGCCGGATATGGTCGGACGGCAGCCAACCATAGCAGAGGCCGTGGCGCACCGCGTCGATCGCCGATTCCACCGTGTTCATCCGCCAGACCCGCCCGGGGGGTGGCACCTCTTCCCCCAGCGGTTCCATGCCGCGGATTTCGACGCGGGGATGACGGGCCAGCAGGGCGGCACCCAAGGGCTGGCCAGTGGTGTTGAGCGCATGGTCCGCATGGGCCACCGCGATCAGGCGCACGTCGGCGACCGGGTCGATGTCGCGCATCCCCGGGGGGGCGATCAGCACCGCCACGTCGTAATCCTCCGCCGGCACGTCCCGCACCGTCAGGCGGACGGTTTCGGCCAGGTGGATTTCGGTGTCCGGGCACAGGTCCGCGAAGGAACGCAGCGCCCGGAACAGGCGGGCCTTGGGGAACAGCGTGTCGACCAGCAGGCGGATGCTTTCCGTGGCGCCGCCGGCGATGCCGCGCCCGCGCCGCTCGATCCGCGCCAGATCGTCGATCAGCGGCGTGGCCTCCGCCAGCAGGGCGGCGCCCGCCTCCGTCAGCGCGGCGCGCCGGCCGTGCAGCGCCAGCAGATCCACCCCCATCGCGTCCTGAAGGCGTGCGATGGCGTAGCTGACCGATGACTGGCTGCGGTTCAGCTTCGCCGCCGCCGCGGCATAGCCCCCTTCCTCGACGACGGCCCGCAGCACGGCCCATTGCTCAATGGTTGATCGCGGCAAGGTGGTCATGAGCTTTCCAGAACATCGGATAATCCGATTAATTAAAGCCTTAAATGCGACTGGATGCCAGAATTAATAGATGTATCGTGGTTCTCGAAACCCAAAGATGGAGATATGAAATGTCCGACGCTTTTGAGTCCACCAAGCCCGAGGAACTCACCGGGTTCGTGGGCAAGCATTTCATCTACACGTATGCCAACGGGTGGCAGTACGAACTGTATGTGAAGAACGACCGCACCATCGATTACCGCATCCACAGCGGCATGGTGGGCGGACGCTGGGTCCGCGACCAGGTCGCCCACATCGTTCGGCTGTCACCGGACGTGTTCAAGATTTCGTGGGATGAGCCCACCGGCACGACCGTCAGCGTCGCCTTCAACCCGGCCGACCGCAAACTGCACGGCGTCATCTTCTTCCCGCGCTGGGTGGCGAACGACCCGGGCAAGACCGTCTGTTTCCAGAACCAGCATGTGGACCAGATGATGGCCTATCGGGACGCCGGCCCGACCTACCCGAAGCTGGTGATCGACGAATTCGCGGCCATCACCTTTCAGGAGGATCGCGGCGCGAATGATGAGACGGTGATCGCCTGCGCCCCGTCGGAACTGCCGGAAGGCTACGCCGCCCGGCGGAATTGAGCTTTAGGAACGGAAGCGAGGGGAGGGCTGCAATGAATCCGAAGGGGGCTTTGATGACGGGCACGTCCATGCCGGCCCTCGCCGGATCGGTGCAGCCCGCCATCGCCGGACCGGTGGAATAGGCCAAAGGCCGGGTCTGGAATAGCTCGAGGCAGGAGACGCTCTCAATAATCCACGTCGCCGCCTATCAGATAGATCGTGTGATGGTCCTGATCCTTCAGGATCGCCGATCCCCCCATATCCAGTGTCCAATGATATTCTTTTTTATCTTTGGTGGTCAGAGATCCTTCAGCGGTGCATTCTGTTATTGTCGCTGCTTCCCAGAACAAATTCCTATCTATCTGTTTTGATTTTCTAATCCATTTGGCGACGTTATTCTCTTTAACGGAGAATTTCTGGCAAGCGGCTTTAATTTCTTCATGTTCTTGTTTGGCTGGTTCGTAAATTCCAGTCCTGGAAACGGTTATGGAAGATACGATGAGTGGCTTCGGTTTTGCCGAGGCAGAAAATGACATCATGACGGCGGCGCATAGAAAAATCGATGGCAGGGGCTTCACCATTTTGCGCTCTCCGCCTCATGTGGATCTTTGAATGAGACATCCGGATGGCGATATATTTCATTTGTCGGGACGCTAAATTTTAATCTTAGTTCCCTGACAAGCCATTCTAACGATTGATTTTGTTGGAAATTGACTTCCTCATACGGCGGGTTTTTATCGGTGTCTGATTTTATGACGCCGCCCACGATTTCAATACCAATGGAATCCTCATTCGCAGGAAAGCGATCAGGAAATTTCTTGGTTCGTTCGATCTTCTGGGCTTCTGAACCCGCCGGATGGCTGATCAGTAGTTTAGCCTCCACTGGTGCGCAGGTATGTGCGAGCAGGCATCTCGCCCGTAGTTTCCCAACATGCCATACCTTCCAGGAGAGGGAGGCGGTTTGGAAAACAGTGCCGTCTTTGTCGATTAGAAAATGCGCGCCGTCTGGGGCGGGGGTCTTGTAGCTGTTTAGTGTGGATTGTGCTGTAAACGCACCTGTTTGGTGAACGATGATGCCGTGAATCGCCGTCATCGTTCCGTGCTTAAGATTGAAATAGGGCGTTTTTTTATTTTCGGATCAACCGCCCAGCCATCGTCATCGATCACCATTTCCCATACCCCTGGCAGAGGTTGTGCTGGAAATGATCTAGCATCGCGCTGCTGACCGACAAGAAGGCGGAATTGATAGGGTCGGTTGTGGGTGAGGTGCCCTTAAGCCTTACCTCTCCGCCGCTTTAGTCACGGTGCAGGATCAGCACCCGGGTGTCGCCATAGCGGCGGTCGTCCACCTCATTGAATCCCGGCGGTGCGGCGAAGGTGTCATCGCCGCCGATCTCCACCACGCACAGGGCGTCGGGTGCCAGCCAGCCGGCGGCGGACAGGG
Proteins encoded in this region:
- a CDS encoding DUF2125 domain-containing protein, with amino-acid sequence MRIRPVTVVLFLVLVLVTGYAVWWHQMAGRLLVLLEKNAAAARGAGATVSYQPPSLGGFPLGITITADQVTVEKPGGLSWSAETVKASAPIWRLDDIALTLAKGGHAALPAEGARPALDVGAVVAGGRVALDLATGVPRSVKVDLDHATVVVTPTPTPAPTTEAATDPNAPPPAPAPTPASVIPAGSYPVDSFSLELIRPAVPPADHTGTGLTLHLDVSGLTVPPVRNLGTTIRRLVVSARVQGPLPTTPTAEAVSPWSKEGGTVELDSLKLDWGDLSLAANATLALDTSLQPQGSGAVEASGLESLMENSNQAAMVRAGMAMLSKPNANGGPPAVHLPITLQNHKLQVGPFTVWHYPTVDWH
- a CDS encoding gamma-glutamylcyclotransferase, with the protein product MPTPVSRIADPYRAIGVADDTDVWVFGYGSLMWNPGFAHVESRQATVRGWHRGFSVYSVRHRGTRACPGAVLGLDRGGACRGLAYRVAADAAPAVLDYLWEREMQNAVYEPRLLAATLDDGRRVATVAFTVVRGHEQYCGRLPPDDLAGLIRQGVGESGPNIDYLVNTVRHLQELGIRDRKLEGLVERVRSAS
- a CDS encoding LysR family transcriptional regulator yields the protein MTTLPRSTIEQWAVLRAVVEEGGYAAAAAKLNRSQSSVSYAIARLQDAMGVDLLALHGRRAALTEAGAALLAEATPLIDDLARIERRGRGIAGGATESIRLLVDTLFPKARLFRALRSFADLCPDTEIHLAETVRLTVRDVPAEDYDVAVLIAPPGMRDIDPVADVRLIAVAHADHALNTTGQPLGAALLARHPRVEIRGMEPLGEEVPPPGRVWRMNTVESAIDAVRHGLCYGWLPSDHIRREVEDGTLRPLKLVSGAVRSVYLGLRVRQDARTTDNAAVELGRLLAGKGDGDGGVTTPT
- a CDS encoding phenolic acid decarboxylase, whose amino-acid sequence is MSDAFESTKPEELTGFVGKHFIYTYANGWQYELYVKNDRTIDYRIHSGMVGGRWVRDQVAHIVRLSPDVFKISWDEPTGTTVSVAFNPADRKLHGVIFFPRWVANDPGKTVCFQNQHVDQMMAYRDAGPTYPKLVIDEFAAITFQEDRGANDETVIACAPSELPEGYAARRN
- a CDS encoding peptidoglycan recognition family protein, encoding MTAIHGIIVHQTGAFTAQSTLNSYKTPAPDGAHFLIDKDGTVFQTASLSWKVWHVGKLRARCLLAHTCAPVEAKLLISHPAGSEAQKIERTKKFPDRFPANEDSIGIEIVGGVIKSDTDKNPPYEEVNFQQNQSLEWLVRELRLKFSVPTNEIYRHPDVSFKDPHEAESAKW